In Rickettsia endosymbiont of Gonocerus acuteangulatus, the following are encoded in one genomic region:
- a CDS encoding MFS transporter, whose protein sequence is MKNSLNKRDISILIGNALDHFDTALYGFLTPLLAGIFFPNHDKIVALILTYSVLATSLFTRPIGSYFFGVIAKKYGGVFALSHSLIGVALTTALIGLIPSHTQIGWLAPLLLVAIRTMQGIYSEGECAIAKLFILENKEEKKTFKASYLYNTSTMFGIIFASYISTIVLNTDYNGYWRVCFIFGGLTALVGYFLRKSSSPLSSTTSLCHSRTPLCHSRVGRNPVIKKYKFFSWIPAFAGMTIHHDLLTIWNNKLNIIRISFAVGFSYMTYIVPFVFMNSFIPLITDISLETMMKFNTEFLIFDMIMIPVIGNLTKKFHYLKILRGTLILMILSLIPLWWFLNNSSIWYVNFVRIFIILAGVSFIAPLNCWLNDLFKTADKYMLVGIGSSIGSSLIGRLTPSTCLMLWHITNSSISIAIYITMISLVALWCVKPKVN, encoded by the coding sequence ATGAAAAACTCCTTAAACAAAAGAGACATCTCAATATTAATCGGTAATGCGTTAGACCATTTTGATACTGCACTTTATGGATTTCTTACTCCACTGCTTGCCGGCATTTTCTTTCCGAATCACGATAAAATAGTAGCATTAATTTTAACTTATAGCGTTCTTGCTACTTCCCTATTTACTCGTCCTATAGGTTCTTACTTTTTTGGAGTAATTGCTAAAAAATATGGTGGAGTTTTTGCATTATCACACTCTTTAATCGGCGTTGCTTTAACCACTGCTTTAATAGGCTTAATACCCTCACATACCCAAATAGGGTGGCTTGCACCGCTGTTATTAGTCGCAATTAGGACTATGCAGGGTATATATTCTGAAGGAGAATGTGCTATTGCTAAGTTATTTATTTTAGAGAATAAAGAAGAAAAAAAAACCTTTAAAGCTTCTTACCTTTATAATACCTCTACCATGTTTGGAATTATCTTCGCATCTTATATCAGTACTATAGTTTTAAATACTGATTATAACGGTTACTGGCGGGTATGCTTTATATTTGGTGGGCTTACTGCACTTGTCGGTTATTTTTTAAGGAAGAGTTCCTCACCTTTGTCATCTACTACTTCTTTATGTCATTCCCGCACGCCTTTATGTCATTCCCGCGTAGGCAGGAATCCAGTAATTAAAAAATACAAATTTTTTTCCTGGATTCCCGCTTTTGCGGGAATGACAATACATCATGACCTACTCACAATATGGAATAATAAACTAAATATCATACGAATCAGCTTTGCCGTAGGCTTTTCATATATGACTTATATAGTGCCATTCGTCTTTATGAACAGCTTTATTCCTCTAATTACTGATATTTCCTTAGAAACAATGATGAAGTTTAATACGGAATTTCTGATTTTTGATATGATTATGATTCCAGTAATCGGGAATCTAACCAAAAAATTTCATTATCTTAAAATATTAAGAGGCACTCTTATATTAATGATTTTAAGCTTAATTCCTCTATGGTGGTTTTTAAACAACTCATCAATATGGTATGTTAATTTTGTTCGTATATTTATTATATTAGCTGGAGTTAGCTTTATTGCCCCATTAAATTGCTGGCTAAATGATCTCTTTAAAACTGCCGATAAATATATGCTAGTTGGTATCGGCAGCAGCATCGGCTCTTCACTAATCGGACGGCTTACCCCCTCCACATGTTTAATGCTCTGGCATATCACAAATAGCAGTATATCGATTGCCATTTATATAACCATGATATCACTAGTAGCTTTATGGTGTGTTAAGCCTAAAGTGAATTGA
- a CDS encoding Rne/Rng family ribonuclease: MNKKIIIDANFSNETRVVLLGQSNNIEDIEFQTTRKQQNKGNIYLAKVTRIEPSLQAVFIEYGMDKSGFLPFSEIHPNYYNLPASEKNFPINAFPEIVPPKIVIDDEDEAPVVTSYDPLIDGEEIDLKAIEELVESKFQSELNLEAADDIEIIQSDKEENVPQYKQYKVQDVIRKNQILLVQVTKEERGNKCAAFTTYVSLAGKYCVLMPNKAAQNGISRKISNGDERKRLKNILNKVVNGDKSPYSVIIRTAGRGCSTLDLKKDYSYLSRLWNKIRKSTVKFPAPCFIHEEDSIIRKTIRDMCDHNVKEVIIHGQEAYEDAAKFMQDLLPSEMTKLKEHKSKTPIFTKFQVEEQLIKLYQPVVTLPSGGYIVINPTEALISIDVNSGRSTSEKNIEETALKTNLEAVKEIARQVKLRDLSGLIVVDFIDMDETKNRKIIERSFKEFLSRDRARIQTGNISQFGLLEFSRQRLRSSFLETNSSICSHCNGKGVVRADESNAMLILRTIENEIFEDKIDIINVFANVSSVIYLLNNKRQEIKFIEEKYNIRLNFYSDPNATSDSYSIEKVKLLKKNNNNLNAGKPVIQNHSADYTEEEPKKEQLRKNKHKWKTGNNNVVSEEKKKVPEIKEVKDQVVSVVKEEVEITDDGVVVEEKPLPKKTKRRYRNKKSNKNRPVANKESSVAENSEGGEG; encoded by the coding sequence ATGAATAAAAAGATAATAATTGATGCTAATTTCTCAAATGAAACAAGAGTAGTTTTATTGGGACAAAGCAATAATATAGAAGATATTGAATTTCAAACAACAAGAAAACAACAAAATAAAGGTAATATTTATTTAGCAAAAGTAACGAGAATAGAACCCTCTTTGCAAGCTGTGTTCATAGAATATGGTATGGATAAAAGCGGCTTTTTGCCTTTTAGCGAAATACATCCTAATTATTACAATTTACCTGCGTCAGAGAAAAATTTTCCAATTAACGCATTTCCTGAGATAGTACCACCTAAAATTGTCATTGATGATGAAGATGAAGCACCAGTAGTTACTTCATATGACCCATTAATTGATGGGGAGGAAATCGATCTAAAAGCAATAGAGGAGTTAGTAGAGAGTAAATTTCAGTCAGAGCTTAATTTAGAAGCAGCAGATGATATTGAAATTATTCAAAGCGATAAGGAAGAAAATGTTCCGCAATATAAGCAATATAAAGTACAGGACGTAATAAGAAAAAACCAAATATTACTAGTTCAAGTTACTAAAGAGGAGCGTGGAAATAAATGTGCAGCTTTCACTACTTATGTATCTTTAGCAGGTAAATATTGTGTTCTAATGCCTAATAAAGCAGCACAAAATGGTATATCTCGTAAAATATCAAATGGTGATGAAAGAAAAAGGCTTAAGAATATTTTAAATAAGGTAGTAAACGGCGATAAGAGTCCTTATAGCGTAATTATCAGGACAGCGGGTAGAGGTTGTAGTACTTTGGACCTGAAAAAAGATTATAGCTATTTATCAAGGTTATGGAATAAAATCCGTAAAAGTACTGTTAAATTTCCAGCTCCGTGCTTTATTCACGAAGAAGACAGCATAATACGTAAAACTATACGTGATATGTGTGATCATAATGTCAAAGAGGTCATAATTCATGGGCAAGAAGCATATGAAGATGCAGCAAAATTTATGCAAGATTTGTTACCTTCAGAGATGACAAAACTTAAAGAGCATAAAAGTAAAACTCCTATATTTACTAAGTTTCAAGTAGAAGAGCAGTTAATTAAGCTATACCAGCCTGTGGTAACTTTACCTTCAGGAGGATATATCGTTATTAATCCAACTGAAGCTCTTATTTCTATAGATGTGAATTCCGGCAGGTCAACTTCTGAAAAAAATATTGAAGAAACAGCCTTAAAGACTAATTTAGAAGCAGTAAAAGAAATAGCAAGGCAAGTTAAACTTAGAGATTTATCAGGTTTAATAGTCGTTGATTTCATTGATATGGATGAGACAAAAAATCGTAAAATTATCGAGAGATCTTTTAAAGAATTCTTAAGTCGTGATCGGGCACGTATACAAACCGGTAATATTAGTCAGTTTGGATTGCTTGAATTTTCAAGGCAAAGATTACGTTCTTCTTTCCTAGAAACTAACTCCTCAATTTGTTCTCATTGTAATGGTAAAGGTGTCGTTAGAGCCGATGAGTCGAATGCTATGCTAATCTTGCGTACTATTGAAAATGAAATTTTCGAAGATAAAATTGATATAATAAATGTTTTTGCTAATGTTTCTTCGGTGATTTATCTACTTAATAATAAACGCCAAGAGATAAAATTTATTGAAGAGAAATATAATATAAGGCTCAATTTTTATTCTGATCCTAACGCTACATCTGATAGTTATTCAATCGAGAAAGTAAAATTATTAAAGAAAAATAATAATAACCTCAATGCTGGTAAGCCGGTGATTCAAAATCATAGTGCTGATTATACCGAAGAAGAGCCTAAAAAAGAGCAGCTACGTAAAAATAAGCATAAATGGAAAACAGGCAATAATAATGTCGTCAGTGAAGAAAAGAAAAAAGTGCCTGAAATAAAAGAGGTAAAAGATCAGGTAGTAAGTGTTGTAAAGGAAGAAGTAGAGATTACGGATGATGGTGTAGTAGTAGAAGAAAAACCACTACCAAAAAAGACAAAACGCAGATATCGTAATAAAAAATCGAATAAGAACCGCCCTGTGGCTAATAAAGAGAGTTCTGTGGCAGAGAATAGCGAGGGTGGTGAGGGGTAA
- a CDS encoding alpha/beta hydrolase, which produces MRFAEQYPILGSVLVGAYHTDLDMEKEKLSGYFSRPWNWEKIRSNQKYISLFASEDDPWIPIDYARYLYKHLNCEYHEYKNQGHFGGDYTKKEFPELTLSILNYLNLTK; this is translated from the coding sequence ATGCGTTTTGCAGAACAATATCCTATTTTAGGTTCCGTTTTGGTTGGTGCATATCATACTGATTTAGATATGGAGAAAGAAAAATTATCAGGTTATTTTTCTCGCCCATGGAATTGGGAAAAAATACGTTCTAATCAAAAATATATAAGTCTATTTGCTTCTGAAGATGATCCCTGGATCCCTATTGACTATGCTAGATATCTATATAAACACTTAAATTGCGAATATCATGAATATAAAAATCAAGGGCATTTTGGTGGAGATTATACCAAAAAAGAATTTCCTGAACTCACATTAAGTATTTTAAATTATCTAAATTTAACAAAGTAA
- a CDS encoding COX15/CtaA family protein: MQKNLTRWLFTCCIMVVAMIIVGGITRLTDSGLSIVEWRPVTGILPPFSYDAWQAEFAKYKAFPEYNAVNYGMTLSEFKFIYLLEFVHRLLGRATGLIYVLPLMYFYFKGIIKNRDILSYIIVLLLFCMQGFMGWYMVKSGLVNYPSVSHFRLAFHLIIAVIIYHLLFYKLVKNCCDILLIPSQTNLKLLLIFSVAAIAIIYVQIFFGALVAGLDAGLVYNSFLLMGGSFIPIEIKDNFFSFKNWYDPVFVQFMHRLGAYSLSIIIIALIISLLKIKHPKLNKIAFYLAIALLIQLSTGIITLLYYVPIIAASMHQFFAIVLLSVIIYCYSLIKNS; encoded by the coding sequence GTGCAGAAAAATTTAACTAGATGGCTATTTACTTGTTGTATAATGGTCGTGGCGATGATTATTGTAGGTGGGATAACAAGGCTTACTGATTCCGGTTTGTCGATAGTTGAGTGGCGTCCAGTAACGGGTATTTTGCCTCCCTTTAGTTATGATGCTTGGCAAGCTGAATTTGCTAAGTATAAAGCGTTTCCGGAATATAATGCAGTTAATTACGGGATGACTTTATCAGAGTTTAAATTCATCTATTTATTAGAGTTTGTGCATCGCTTGCTTGGTAGGGCTACAGGTTTAATATATGTATTACCTTTAATGTATTTTTATTTTAAAGGGATCATAAAAAATCGTGATATATTATCTTATATAATTGTTTTGCTGTTATTCTGCATGCAAGGCTTTATGGGATGGTATATGGTTAAAAGCGGTTTAGTTAACTACCCATCTGTTAGCCATTTTCGTCTAGCTTTTCATCTAATTATTGCCGTAATTATTTATCATTTGCTTTTTTACAAACTAGTCAAAAATTGTTGTGATATCTTATTAATTCCATCACAAACAAATTTAAAATTACTGCTAATATTTTCTGTTGCTGCTATTGCTATAATATATGTGCAGATTTTTTTTGGTGCTTTAGTTGCTGGGCTTGATGCAGGTTTAGTATATAATAGCTTCCTGTTAATGGGGGGCAGTTTTATCCCTATAGAAATAAAAGATAATTTCTTTAGTTTTAAAAATTGGTATGATCCAGTTTTTGTCCAATTTATGCATCGCCTAGGTGCTTATAGCTTATCTATAATCATCATAGCTTTAATCATTTCTTTATTAAAAATTAAACATCCAAAATTAAATAAAATAGCATTTTATTTGGCTATTGCTTTATTAATACAATTATCCACCGGCATAATTACTCTTTTATACTATGTTCCTATAATAGCAGCTTCTATGCATCAATTTTTTGCTATAGTGCTTTTATCAGTAATAATTTACTGCTATTCTTTAATAAAAAATTCTTAA
- a CDS encoding RluA family pseudouridine synthase has translation MIITVNSPIASRLDKYLRCLYPLLTQGVIEKALRQKQIIVNSKKAEASLRVVEGDEIFIHDKFNLPIIQPTELVFTDAEIILAKKITTEYLIYEDDNIIAINKPAGLATQGGNKINLSVDSALKYLNSQGADFKLVHRLDKETSGLLLIAKNYISSVKLHDAFKEKLVEKTYLAVTYGKPIKDQGEVKTNIEKSKGSIPKITDISTNNGKLAITYYKLLKSLTNNLFLVEFIPITGRMHQLRLHAKLLGCPIFGDNKYGNDKLMPYSKYMFLHASNIVLSKKIFGKEVNLEAKLPSYFNRV, from the coding sequence ATGATCATTACTGTAAACAGCCCTATCGCCTCAAGGTTAGATAAATATTTAAGATGTCTATATCCTCTTTTGACTCAAGGAGTGATAGAGAAAGCGTTGCGTCAAAAGCAAATAATCGTAAATTCTAAAAAAGCAGAAGCGAGTTTAAGAGTAGTGGAGGGTGATGAAATTTTTATTCATGATAAGTTTAATTTACCTATAATTCAACCAACTGAACTAGTTTTTACTGATGCTGAAATTATATTAGCAAAGAAAATTACCACTGAATATTTAATATATGAGGATGATAATATAATAGCGATTAATAAACCCGCAGGGCTTGCAACGCAAGGTGGTAATAAAATTAATTTATCGGTTGATTCTGCGTTAAAATATTTAAACAGTCAAGGAGCTGATTTTAAGTTAGTACATAGACTTGATAAAGAAACAAGCGGTTTGCTTTTAATTGCTAAGAATTATATAAGTAGCGTAAAACTTCATGATGCTTTTAAAGAAAAATTGGTTGAAAAGACCTATCTCGCTGTAACCTATGGAAAACCAATTAAAGATCAGGGAGAGGTCAAGACTAACATAGAAAAAAGTAAAGGGAGTATACCTAAAATTACTGATATTTCAACGAATAATGGTAAACTTGCCATTACTTATTATAAATTACTTAAATCACTTACCAATAACTTGTTTTTGGTTGAATTTATTCCAATTACGGGTAGAATGCATCAATTAAGATTGCATGCTAAATTACTAGGTTGTCCAATATTTGGTGATAATAAATATGGCAATGACAAATTAATGCCGTATAGTAAATATATGTTTTTGCATGCTAGTAATATAGTATTGTCTAAAAAAATTTTTGGCAAAGAGGTTAATTTAGAAGCAAAATTGCCTTCTTATTTTAATAGAGTTTAA
- the tnpA gene encoding IS200/IS605 family transposase, giving the protein MSKYIHKSHNVTVLLYHMVFPAKYRRAVFDVSVDQVLREICLEIEKRYQIKFLEIGVDEDHVHFLVQSVPTYSVTKIVTTIKSVTARQIFRQCPQVKKQLWGGEFWTDGYFTSTVGKHGNENMIGKYVKNQGKEYQKLHEDHQLAFF; this is encoded by the coding sequence ATGAGCAAATATATACATAAAAGTCATAATGTTACGGTACTGCTGTATCACATGGTATTTCCAGCAAAATATCGCCGAGCAGTGTTTGACGTATCAGTTGATCAAGTATTACGAGAAATATGTTTAGAGATAGAAAAGAGATATCAAATAAAATTTTTAGAAATAGGGGTTGATGAAGATCATGTCCATTTTTTGGTACAATCTGTACCAACCTATAGCGTAACAAAAATAGTAACAACAATTAAAAGTGTTACAGCTCGTCAAATATTTAGACAGTGTCCACAGGTAAAGAAACAATTATGGGGTGGAGAATTTTGGACTGATGGATATTTTACGAGTACGGTAGGTAAGCATGGAAATGAGAATATGATAGGAAAATACGTAAAAAACCAAGGCAAGGAATATCAGAAACTGCATGAGGATCATCAGCTAGCTTTCTTCTAA
- the xth gene encoding exodeoxyribonuclease III, translating into MKIVTWNINSLRLRIDLLKRLAYAHQPDIILLQETKVDDPLFPLEVIKNIGYEHVIYSGQKSYNGVAIISKLPLQNVFSLELYNGDKRHIAATVNNIEIHNFYVPAGGDIPDIEQNSKFKHKLEYIRLMQEWLTNNRTRDDKIIIAGDLNIAPHPHDVWSSKQLRNVISHTDIERFLLVELQNSLKFIDSSRHFVPLDEKFYTWWSYRNVDWKKSNRGRRLDHIWVSNNLKDELFSIHLLSEARDWTPPSDHVPYFVSLKKL; encoded by the coding sequence ATGAAGATAGTTACGTGGAACATTAATTCACTGCGTTTGCGTATTGATTTATTAAAAAGATTGGCATATGCACATCAGCCTGATATTATTTTATTGCAAGAGACAAAAGTAGATGATCCGTTATTTCCTCTTGAAGTAATTAAAAATATAGGCTATGAACATGTAATATATTCAGGGCAAAAATCATATAACGGTGTTGCTATTATCTCAAAACTTCCACTGCAAAATGTTTTTTCGCTTGAGCTATATAATGGCGATAAAAGGCATATAGCAGCTACTGTTAATAATATTGAGATACATAATTTTTACGTTCCTGCCGGTGGTGATATACCTGACATAGAGCAAAATTCAAAGTTTAAGCATAAGCTGGAATATATAAGGTTAATGCAAGAATGGCTGACTAATAACCGCACCAGAGATGATAAGATTATAATTGCAGGTGATTTAAATATTGCACCGCACCCGCATGATGTATGGTCTAGCAAACAGCTACGAAATGTTATTAGCCATACTGATATTGAGCGTTTTTTATTGGTAGAATTGCAAAACTCATTGAAGTTTATTGATAGTAGTAGGCATTTTGTGCCGCTTGATGAAAAATTTTATACTTGGTGGAGTTATAGAAACGTAGATTGGAAAAAATCTAACAGAGGTAGACGGCTTGATCATATTTGGGTTAGTAATAATTTAAAAGATGAATTGTTTTCTATACATTTATTATCAGAAGCAAGAGATTGGACACCACCTTCGGATCATGTGCCGTATTTTGTGAGTTTGAAAAAATTGTAG
- the pdhA gene encoding pyruvate dehydrogenase (acetyl-transferring) E1 component subunit alpha, which produces MDIKLEKYKPVKEEYIKSFKDMLLLRRFEEKCGQLYGMGEIGGFCHLYIGQEAVISAVDMVKQKKDSMVTSYRDHAHIILAGTEPKYVLAELMGRATGCSKGKGGSMHLFGVPNKFYGGHGIVGAQVPIGTGLAFAEKYNGTNNICFTFLGDGAVNQGQVYEAFNMAALWSLPVVYIIENNEYSMGTSVARSTFMRDLYKKGESFGIKGFQLNGMDFEEMYNGAKQAAEYVRENSMPLILEVKTYRYRGHSMSDPAKYRSKEEVETYKERDPITEIRKIILKNNYASEADLKEIEQSVKEVIKEAVEFSENSPLPNEEELYTNIYV; this is translated from the coding sequence GTGGATATTAAATTAGAAAAATATAAACCAGTAAAAGAAGAATACATAAAAAGCTTCAAAGATATGTTGTTGCTTAGGCGTTTTGAAGAAAAATGCGGGCAGTTATATGGTATGGGTGAAATAGGCGGTTTTTGTCATTTATATATTGGACAGGAAGCAGTAATTTCTGCTGTAGATATGGTTAAGCAAAAAAAAGATAGTATGGTTACCAGCTATCGTGATCATGCTCATATTATTTTAGCAGGTACAGAGCCTAAATATGTGCTTGCGGAGCTTATGGGGCGTGCTACAGGCTGTTCAAAAGGTAAGGGTGGCTCGATGCATTTGTTTGGCGTGCCGAATAAATTTTATGGTGGACATGGTATTGTGGGAGCTCAAGTGCCAATAGGTACAGGGCTTGCTTTTGCTGAGAAATATAATGGCACGAACAATATTTGCTTTACTTTTTTAGGGGATGGAGCTGTTAATCAAGGTCAAGTATATGAAGCCTTTAACATGGCTGCCTTATGGAGCTTACCGGTAGTCTATATTATCGAAAATAATGAATATTCTATGGGTACTTCAGTTGCTCGCTCAACCTTTATGCGTGATCTTTATAAAAAAGGTGAATCGTTTGGGATCAAAGGGTTTCAGCTAAATGGCATGGATTTTGAGGAGATGTATAATGGTGCTAAACAAGCAGCGGAATATGTTAGAGAAAATAGTATGCCGCTAATATTAGAAGTAAAAACCTATCGCTATCGTGGGCATTCAATGTCCGATCCTGCGAAATATCGTAGTAAAGAAGAAGTAGAAACGTATAAAGAACGTGATCCTATTACTGAGATACGCAAGATAATATTAAAAAATAATTATGCAAGCGAAGCTGATTTAAAAGAAATAGAACAATCAGTTAAAGAGGTTATTAAAGAGGCGGTAGAGTTTTCAGAAAATTCCCCACTGCCTAATGAGGAAGAGCTTTATACTAATATATATGTTTAG
- a CDS encoding pyruvate dehydrogenase complex E1 component subunit beta, whose protein sequence is MQITVREALRDAMQEEMIRDDKVFVMGEEVAEYQGAYKVTQGLLEQFGSKRVIDTPITEYGFAGLAVGAAFAGLRPIVEFMTFNFAMQAMDHIVNSAAKTHYMSGGQVRCPIVFRGPNGAASRVAAQHSQNYAALYAHIPGLKVVAPYSAEDHKGLMITAIRDDNPVIFLENEILYGYSFNISENIEPIPFGKAKILKEGDSVTIVTFSIQVKLALDAANILQNDNINCEVIDLRTIKPLDIDTIIESVKKTGRLVVVEEGWFFAGVGATIAAIVMKEAFDYLDAPIEIVSGKDVPLPYAVNLEKLALPSENDVIEAVKKACYIK, encoded by the coding sequence ATGCAAATAACTGTACGGGAAGCATTGCGTGATGCGATGCAAGAAGAGATGATAAGAGATGACAAAGTTTTTGTCATGGGTGAAGAAGTCGCTGAGTATCAAGGGGCTTATAAAGTAACACAAGGATTGCTTGAGCAGTTTGGTTCTAAAAGAGTAATCGATACACCAATAACGGAATATGGTTTTGCTGGGCTTGCCGTCGGGGCAGCCTTTGCAGGACTTCGTCCGATCGTTGAGTTTATGACCTTTAACTTTGCTATGCAAGCGATGGATCATATAGTTAACTCGGCTGCTAAAACTCATTACATGTCAGGTGGTCAGGTCAGATGCCCAATAGTATTTAGAGGTCCAAACGGAGCAGCAAGTAGAGTAGCTGCTCAACACAGTCAAAACTATGCAGCTTTGTATGCTCATATACCTGGGCTGAAAGTAGTAGCCCCATATAGTGCTGAAGATCATAAAGGGCTGATGATTACAGCCATTAGAGACGATAATCCGGTTATTTTCTTAGAAAATGAGATTTTATATGGTTACAGTTTCAATATTTCTGAAAATATTGAGCCTATTCCGTTCGGTAAGGCAAAAATCTTAAAAGAGGGCGATAGTGTTACTATAGTGACATTCTCGATTCAGGTAAAACTTGCATTAGATGCGGCAAATATTTTACAAAATGATAATATTAATTGTGAGGTTATAGATTTACGCACTATCAAACCGCTTGATATAGATACTATAATAGAGTCGGTAAAGAAAACCGGTCGTTTAGTTGTAGTTGAAGAAGGATGGTTTTTTGCCGGTGTTGGTGCAACTATCGCAGCTATCGTGATGAAAGAAGCATTTGATTATTTAGATGCACCAATAGAGATTGTCAGCGGTAAAGATGTACCTCTTCCTTATGCTGTGAATCTCGAAAAACTAGCACTACCAAGCGAAAACGACGTAATAGAAGCCGTTAAAAAAGCTTGTTATATTAAGTAG